In Alosa alosa isolate M-15738 ecotype Scorff River chromosome 19, AALO_Geno_1.1, whole genome shotgun sequence, a genomic segment contains:
- the cln8 gene encoding protein CLN8: MTSQPDLPSLSVSMDYFNWNLRLQVIGLGFCFYFTVFLVCHLLSAALCTTYRSLPAKEKVFWNLAATRAAFGLQSTVAGLRTLTEDSALFEDKVRGQEDWSWFNVLTATGFFLFENVALHASSVAFGNFDAPLALHHFFALSGFAGAVVWDSLGHFLPMVTLLLEMSTPFTCISWMLLKAGWARTLFWKANQWVMIHMFHCRMVLTYYMCWVSWSHWRELNAYVALPQRLLFFTGLALLTVVINPIWTHKKTMQLLNPVDWNFGNKPAPENGPSKERPKQHIS, from the exons ATGACCTCCCAGCCAGACCTCCCCAGCCTCTCTGTGAGCATGGACTACTTCAACTGGAACCTGCGTCTGCAGGTCATTGGCCTTGGGTTTTGTTTCTACTTCACTGTCTTCCTTGTGTGTCACCTCCTGTCGGCGGCCCTCTGCACAACCTATCGCTCACTGCCTGCCAAAGAGAAGGTTTTCTGGAACTTGGCTGCCACAAGGGCAGCATTCGGGCTCCAGAGCACAGTTGCGGGACTGCGCACCCTGACCGAGGACTCAGCTTTGTTTGAGGACAAGGTGCGTGGGCAGGAGGATTGGTCCTGGTTCAACGTGCTGACGGCCACTGGCTTCTTCCTGTTTGAGAATGTGGCTCTGCACGCCTCTAGCGTGGCCTTTGGCAACTTTGATGCACCACTGGCATTGCACCACTTCTTCGCCCTGTCAGGGTTTGCTGGGGCCGTGGTGTGGGATTCACTGGGCCACTTCCTACCCATGGTCACCCTGCTGCTGGAGATGAGCACACCCTTCACCTGTATCTCCTGGATGCTCCTCAAG gctggtTGGGCACGGACCTTATTCTGGAAGGCCAACCAGTGGGTGATGATCCACATGTTCCACTGCCGCATGGTGCTCACCTACTACATGTGCTGGGTGAGCTGGAGCCACTGGAGGGAGCTCAACGCGTACGTGGCCCTGCCCCAGCGGCTGCTCTTCTTCACGGGCCTGGCGTTGCTCACCGTGGTCATCAACCCCATCTGGACCCACAAAAAGACCATGCAGCTGCTCAACCCTGTGGACTGGAACTTCGGCAACAAGCCAGCCCCAGAGAATGGGCCCTCCAAGGAGAGGCCCAAGCAACACATAAGCTGA